The following coding sequences are from one Gigantopelta aegis isolate Gae_Host chromosome 15, Gae_host_genome, whole genome shotgun sequence window:
- the LOC121390294 gene encoding adenosine receptor A2b-like: MNSTNISVNASATLGARHTTGLGLIPVHLLISAFICTVNILTISIFLRSPSLRTTIPNLYLVSLALTDLLTGMYIPCISIPLLFASTTTFCFLSFAAFILLSCQSFLTITLIGVDRFIYIIYPFKYDNVVSPWRAKATIVTSWLASTAVAITAYPTSQWRGLCQQVNTMSPKYLNGILILFISLTVIVGVLYAVITRAALHQRNMIRVVTLSRENCARQPCFKYIRLFLLVYCLFVMFWLPVFLVFLIKYVTGYHSLVSQRIAITMAFLNSGSNFFVYVWKNKDFRRALQRMCACKREHFDSPGTRSTNLEQVAESLSHSLQDAEQEKQQNQRQLQQLQILEQQSHIAGVGSGC; encoded by the coding sequence ATGAACAGCACCAACATTTCCGTAAACGCCAGTGCCACATTGGGTGCCCGTCATACGACTGGCCTGGGCCTTATTCCCGTCCACCTTCTCATCTCCGCTTTCATCTGCACGGTCAACATCCTGACAATAAGCATTTTCCTTCGATCTCCGTCACTGCGGACCACCATCCCCAACCTGTATCTCGTCTCCCTGGCGCTCACCGACCTGCTCACTGGGATGTACATCCCGTGCATCTCTATCCCTCTGCTGTTTGCTTCCACCACCACCTTCTGCTTCTTGTCATTCGCAGCTTTCATCCTTCTCTCCTGCCAGTCTTTCTTGACCATCACCCTCATCGGCGTCGACAGATTCATCTACATAATCTACCCATTCAAGTACGACAATGTGGTCTCCCCTTGGAGGGCCAAGGCGACGATTGTGACGTCGTGGCTCGCGTCTACAGCGGTGGCCATAACAGCCTACCCTACCTCCCAGTGGAGAGGCCTGTGTCAACAGGTGAACACCATGTCCCCGAAATACCTCAATGGGATTCTGATTCTCTTCATTTCGTTGACGGTTATCGTCGGAGTCTTGTACGCTGTGATAACTAGAGCGGCTCTGCATCAGAGGAACATGATACGCGTGGTTACCCTTTCAAGGGAAAACTGCGCCAGACAACCCTGCTTCAAATACATCAGACTCTTCCTTCTGGTGTACTGTCTGTTTGTCATGTTCTGGCTTCCCGTGTTCCTTGTCTTTTTGATCAAATACGTCACGGGGTATCACTCGCTGGTCAGCCAAAGGATTGCAATCACGATGGCGTTCCTGAATTCTGGCTCAAATTTCTTCGTGTACGTTTGGAAAAACAAAGACTTTCGAAGGGCCCTACAAAGAATGTGTGCTTGCAAACGTGAACATTTTGATAGTCCGGGTACTCGTTCAACCAACCTCGAACAAGTGGCCGAATCTTTAAGTCATAGCTTACAGGACGCAGAACAAGAAAAGCAGCAGAATCAGCGGCAACTACAACAATTACAAATACTGGAACAACAGTCGCATATTGCAGGGGTGGGGAGCGGATGTtag
- the LOC121389956 gene encoding uncharacterized protein LOC121389956 — protein sequence MTCDLPCISYMAIYVISLHIVNSNSRSSSSSNHWRLDPGEGKVRRATTDDGSHSEDDLVMDILKNKVVKNGEWRVETQHVGCDTPESLGQEKSTQTKTSHRKSKRNLTCGRSVNTTQYDHLRGVAERKEHSQFPEPEVAMIFQKKGTQISDVDMNELEERLWKAKKQKTKSIQLYNQIGNFWRIKGNTQLSIDCFRKALSISPDNPDVLLNLARVLFNLQYLDDAIFLTRRSLMMQPPNENSWLQHFTLGEILKAYGHFQEASLHFRHSLELNPGFQPAQAHLREMESTPSPSVTQYTLFIILFLVLGVLFGVITSIEANFDEGGDMVKTQRHFNRAMAMRSIKLGINPRLIRMRKLNC from the exons ATGACTTGTGATTTGCCATGCATTTCATACATGGCGATCTACGTCATATCACTGCACATTGTGAACAGTAATTCTAGGAGCTCCTCAAGTTCCAACCACTGGCGGCTCGATCCCGGCGAGGGGAAAGTGAGACGAGCTACCACGGACGATGGAAGTCATTCGGAAGACGATCTTGTGATggacattttgaaaaacaaagttgTTAAAAATGGGGAGTGGAGGGTGGAAACACAACATGTGGGCTGCGATACTCCAGAATCTCTAGGGCAGGAAAAAAG CACACAAACAAAGACATCTCATAGAAAAAGCAAAAGAAATTTAACGTGTGGCCGGTCGGTGAACACGACACAGTACGATCACCTGCGGGGTGTAGCTGAGCGCAAGGAGCACAGTCAGTTCCCCGAACCCGAGGTGGCGATGATTTTTCAGAAGAAAGGAACACAGATTTCAGACGTCGATATGAACGAACTTGAAGAAAGATTATGGAAGGCAAAAAAACAG aaaaCGAAGTCCATACAGCTGTACAATCAAATTGGAAATTTTTGGCGAATTAAAGGAAACACACAGTTGTCTATAGACTGTTTCCGAAAGGCACTCTCGATATCACCTGACAATCCCGACGTGCTTCTGAACCTCGCCCGAGTTCTGTTTAACCTCCAGTACCTCGACGATGCGATCTTCCTTACCCGCAGGTCACTCATGATGCAGCCGCCCAACGAGAACTCCTGGCTCCAGCACTTCACGCTGGGCGAGATTTTAAAAGCTTATGGCCATTTTCAGGAGGCGTCACTGCATTTCCGACACTCGCTCGAACTGAACCCCGGGTTCCAGCCAGCGCAGGCACATTTACGGGAGATGGAAAGCACGCCCAGTCCTTCGGTGACCCAGTACACGctattcattattttgtttctcGTTCTCGGGGTTCTTTTTGGGGTCATCACGTCGATAGAGGCGAATTTCGACGAGGGCGGAGACATGGTTAAAACTCAGAGACATTTTAATCGCGCCATGGCGATGAGATCTATAAAGTTAGGTATAAATCCCCGGTTAATAAGGATGCGGAAGCTAAACTGTTAA